Proteins encoded by one window of Arabidopsis thaliana chromosome 2, partial sequence:
- a CDS encoding beta-1,4-N-acetylglucosaminyltransferase family protein (beta-1,4-N-acetylglucosaminyltransferase family protein; FUNCTIONS IN: transferase activity, transferring glycosyl groups, acetylglucosaminyltransferase activity; INVOLVED IN: protein amino acid N-linked glycosylation; LOCATED IN: endomembrane system, membrane; EXPRESSED IN: 14 plant structures; EXPRESSED DURING: 9 growth stages; CONTAINS InterPro DOMAIN/s: Glycosyl transferase, family 17 (InterPro:IPR006813); BEST Arabidopsis thaliana protein match is: beta-1,4-N-acetylglucosaminyltransferase family protein (TAIR:AT1G12990.1); Has 1150 Blast hits to 1147 proteins in 93 species: Archae - 0; Bacteria - 44; Metazoa - 57; Fungi - 35; Plants - 130; Viruses - 4; Other Eukaryotes - 880 (source: NCBI BLink).) — protein sequence MTIRSLRKPPPVKLVFPTLIILFLTCLLCILTNFQTISYLFRPLWDKPPPPFKRIPHYYAENVSMGHLCELHGWTPRLEPRRVFDAIIFSNELDLLEVRWRELEPYVSKFVILESNTTFTGIPKPLFFDSNKERFAFAEGKIVHGVFPGKKRSTGQPYEDPFLLEGQQRVAMNWLLREAGVSDGDAVIMSDADEIPSPHTVKFLQWCDGIPDVMHLEMREYMYSFEFPVDYSSWRASVHIYSRKWTQYRHSRQTDLILSDAGWHCSFCFRRLNEFVFKMKGYSHADRVKRKEFLDYQRIQKHICKGYDLFDMLPEKYSFQELISKIGPIPPSASAVHLPAFLIQNAARFRFLLPGGCLREP from the coding sequence ATGACGATTCGATCGTTGCGTAAACCACCGCCGGTTAAACTTGTGTTTCCTACTCTGATTATACTCTTCTTGACATGTTTGTTATGTATCTTAACAAATTTCCAAACCATATCGTATCTTTTCCGTCCGCTTTGGGATAAACCGCCACCGCCTTTTAAACGGATACCGCATTACTATGCGGAGAATGTTTCCATGGGACATCTTTGTGAGCTTCACGGCTGGACACCGCGGTTAGAACCGAGGCGAGTGTTTGATGCCATCATTTTCAGTAATGAGCTTGATCTTCTTGAAGTCAGATGGCGGGAATTGGAGCCTTATGTGTCGAAGTTTGTGATATTGGAGTCAAACACTACGTTTACCGGGATCCCGAAGCCGCTTTTCTTCGATTCCAATAAGGAGAGATTTGCGTTTGCGGAGGGGAAGATTGTACATGGAGTGTTTCCTGGGAAGAAACGGTCTACGGGGCAGCCGTATGAGGATCCGTTTTTGCTTGAGGGGCAACAGCGAGTTGCGATGAACTGGTTGCTTAGAGAAGCTGGTGTATCGGATGGAGATGCGGTGATAATGTCAGATGCAGACGAGATTCCGAGTCCTCATACTGTGAAGTTTCTACAGTGGTGTGATGGGATACCAGATGTAATGCATTTGGAGATGAGGGAATACATGTACTCCTTTGAGTTTCCGGTTGATTACAGTAGCTGGAGAGCCtctgttcatatatatagtaggAAGTGGACTCAATACCGGCACTCACGACAAACGGACTTGATATTATCCGACGCAGGGTGGCATTGCAGCTTCTGTTTCAGACGACTCAACGAGTTTGTTTTCAAGATGAAAGGTTATAGTCATGCAGATAGAGTCAAACGCAAGGAGTTTTTGGATTATCAGAGgatacaaaaacatatttgcaAAGGTTATGATCTCTTTGACATGCTTCCTGAAAAATACAGCTTCCAAGAGTTGATTAGCAAAATCGGACCCATCCCGCCTTCTGCGTCTGCGGTACATCTACCAGCCTTTTTGATTCAGAACGCTGCTCGCTTTCGGTTTCTCCTCCCGGGAGGTTGTCTCCGAGAACCCTAG
- a CDS encoding protease inhibitor/seed storage/lipid transfer family protein (LOCATED IN: endomembrane system; BEST Arabidopsis thaliana protein match is: Bifunctional inhibitor/lipid-transfer protein/seed storage 2S albumin superfamily protein (TAIR:AT5G56480.1); Has 26 Blast hits to 24 proteins in 3 species: Archae - 0; Bacteria - 0; Metazoa - 0; Fungi - 0; Plants - 26; Viruses - 0; Other Eukaryotes - 0 (source: NCBI BLink).), which yields MVRAYTIVSMFLLTLLVTRVTSSQVNAPCTWTEISEEYDYCGDSLTRGVPWVSPLKVCCDTIKLNKMKCICQVVTKTFSQNFDFYKLSKLSHACGDLLVPGSYCGVYKVPKGA from the exons atgGTGAGAGCTTATACTATAGTctctatgtttttgttaacacTGTTGGTGACTAGAGTAACATCTTCCCAAGTTAATGCTCCGTGTACTTGGACAGAGATTTCTGAAGAATATGATTATTGTGGCGATTCTCTCACGCGTGGCGTTCCTTGGGTTTCTCCATTGAAAGTTTGTTGTGATACTATAAAATTGAACAAGATGAAATGCATATGCCAAGTCGTTACAAAAACGTTTTCGCAAAACTTTGACTTTTATAAGCTCTCCAAACTCTCTCATGCATGCGGCGACCTCTTAGTCCCTGGATCTTATTGCGGAG TTTACAAAGTCCCGAAAGGCGCTTAA